In Methylobacterium aquaticum, the following are encoded in one genomic region:
- a CDS encoding fumarylacetoacetate hydrolase family protein: MQPILDAYDARAILPEDGCAGALAGRIWRPELSGPSVVAVRQAAGGAPELVDITRAFPTIRDLCEAPDPAAALRGAVGETVGPLDAVLANTPPDTRDPSKPWLVAPIDLQAVKAAGVTFAVSMLERVIEERARGNPDAAAAIRLEVGRLVGDDLRRLKPGSPEAMALKDVLVAQGAWSQYLEVGIGPDAEIFTKAQPLSSVGCGQEAGLHPGSQWNNPEPEVALVVASDQRIVGATLGNDVNLRDFEGRSALLLGKAKDNAASCALGPFLRLFDGGFSLDHVRRTVVSLEVTGEDGFRLSGTSALSEISRDPADLVEAMMGGTHQYPDGAVLFLGTMFAPVEDRGAAGQGFTHKVGDRVVIRSPALGALVNRMRHCQDCEPWTFGAAALMRNLAARGLLQG; this comes from the coding sequence ATGCAGCCGATTCTCGACGCCTACGACGCCCGCGCCATCCTGCCGGAGGATGGCTGCGCCGGGGCGCTGGCCGGCCGGATCTGGCGGCCGGAGCTGAGCGGGCCGAGCGTCGTCGCGGTGCGGCAGGCGGCCGGCGGTGCGCCGGAACTCGTCGACATCACCCGCGCCTTCCCGACCATCCGCGACCTGTGCGAGGCACCCGATCCGGCGGCCGCCCTGCGGGGAGCCGTGGGCGAAACGGTCGGCCCCCTCGACGCGGTGCTGGCCAACACGCCCCCCGACACCCGCGACCCGTCGAAGCCCTGGCTCGTCGCCCCCATCGACCTCCAGGCGGTCAAGGCCGCCGGCGTGACCTTCGCGGTGTCGATGCTCGAGCGGGTGATCGAGGAGCGGGCGCGCGGCAACCCGGACGCCGCGGCGGCGATCCGCCTCGAGGTCGGGCGCCTCGTCGGCGACGACCTGCGCCGGCTCAAGCCCGGCTCGCCGGAGGCGATGGCGCTGAAGGACGTGCTGGTGGCGCAAGGCGCCTGGAGCCAGTACCTCGAGGTCGGCATCGGCCCCGATGCCGAGATCTTCACCAAGGCGCAGCCGCTCTCTTCCGTCGGCTGCGGCCAGGAGGCCGGCCTGCATCCGGGCTCGCAATGGAACAACCCGGAGCCCGAGGTGGCCCTGGTGGTGGCCTCCGACCAGCGCATCGTCGGGGCGACGCTCGGCAACGACGTCAACCTGCGCGATTTCGAGGGCCGCTCGGCCCTGCTGCTCGGCAAGGCCAAGGACAACGCCGCCTCCTGCGCGCTCGGCCCGTTCCTGCGCCTGTTCGACGGCGGCTTCTCCCTCGACCATGTCCGCCGCACGGTGGTGAGCCTGGAGGTGACCGGCGAGGACGGGTTCCGGCTGTCCGGCACCTCGGCCCTCTCCGAGATCAGCCGCGACCCGGCCGACCTCGTCGAGGCGATGATGGGCGGGACCCACCAGTATCCGGACGGCGCGGTCCTGTTCCTCGGCACGATGTTCGCGCCGGTCGAGGACCGGGGCGCAGCCGGCCAGGGCTTCACCCACAAGGTCGGCGACCGGGTGGTGATCCGCAGCCCGGCGCTCGGGGCGCTGGTCAACCGCATGCGCCATTGCCAGGATTGCGAGC